From Acinetobacter lwoffii, a single genomic window includes:
- a CDS encoding NAD(P)-dependent oxidoreductase, with amino-acid sequence MIQSVAFIGLGAMGFRMAAHLPKHFDTVYVWNRSFNKAEQHAAEYGTQAVTLEQAAQADVIFSCLPTSADVEQLLENLPLKSGSVWVDCTSGVPDSAQKLAAQLAEQGVIFLDAPVSGQTVGAENGTLTVMVGGNVQGYEKALPAMQAFGKLIKHVGESGAGFAVKAVNNMLMAVNLCAVAEGFTTLKAHGVNLHEALDCINASSGKSMVTETVLPQRILNRSFPVTFALPLLAKDTGIAIDLAREAKLSAPVLSLTQNLIQAASDLSDKNSDFSSAVKMYESWSNITIE; translated from the coding sequence TCGTATGGCAGCACATTTACCCAAGCATTTTGATACGGTCTACGTCTGGAACCGCAGCTTTAACAAGGCAGAGCAACATGCTGCTGAATATGGCACCCAGGCCGTAACCTTGGAACAGGCCGCACAGGCAGATGTGATTTTTTCCTGCCTGCCCACCAGTGCCGATGTAGAACAACTTCTGGAAAATTTACCGCTTAAATCCGGTTCAGTCTGGGTCGACTGCACCAGTGGTGTACCAGATTCTGCTCAAAAACTGGCAGCACAACTGGCTGAACAGGGGGTAATCTTTCTGGATGCACCGGTCAGTGGCCAAACCGTTGGTGCTGAAAATGGTACTTTAACCGTGATGGTAGGCGGTAATGTGCAGGGTTATGAAAAAGCCCTTCCTGCGATGCAGGCTTTTGGCAAGCTGATCAAGCATGTCGGTGAATCTGGCGCGGGTTTTGCAGTGAAGGCCGTAAATAATATGTTAATGGCTGTAAACCTGTGTGCCGTCGCAGAAGGCTTTACTACACTGAAAGCGCATGGGGTAAACCTTCATGAAGCGCTGGATTGTATTAATGCTTCAAGTGGTAAAAGTATGGTGACTGAAACCGTATTACCACAGCGTATTTTAAATCGCAGTTTTCCTGTAACCTTTGCCCTGCCACTCTTGGCCAAAGATACAGGTATCGCAATCGACCTTGCGCGTGAAGCCAAACTTTCTGCGCCTGTGCTCTCGTTGACCCAGAATCTGATTCAGGCGGCCAGCGATCTGTCGGATAAAAACAGTGATTTTTCCAGTGCTGTGAAAATGTATGAATCATGGAGTAATATTACCATCGAGTAA